Genomic DNA from Prosthecobacter sp. SYSU 5D2:
CTTTAACGATGCCCTTCGCGGCGGCAATGACCTGCGGCTGGTGGACCTGTCCAGCGGCCAGATGCGCTGGCAGGACAAAGAGATCCCCAAAGGCACCGGCCTCCTGACCGATGACGGCCACGCCCTCCTGCTCACCAACCTGGGCGAGCTCGTGCTGGCCAAGGTGCAGGCTGACAAACTGGACATCCTTTCCCGCGTGCAGGCCCTGCCTGCGAAGGCCTGGTGCCAGCCCGTCCTGAGCCACCGCCATCTGCTATGCAAGAACAACAACGGCGACGTGATTTGTTATGATCTGACCAAGTGAGCCACCTCAAGCATCCAGCCCCGTCATGGTGCTGGAGCTGGTGGCGAACTTCTCCTCTTCCAGACCGAGGCGCTGGAGAGCGCTGACATAGAGGTTGGGGAGAGGATAGTTGTTCTTCTGGTCGAAGGCGAGGTGCTGGCCGTGCTTGAACCCGCCACCGGCAAAGAGAACGGGCATGTTTTTGTTGTCGTGGGAGGAGGCATTGCCCAAGTTGGACGTCAGCATGACCATGGTTTCATCCAGCAGCTTGTCGCTCTTCAGCTTGCGGAGGAACTGGCCCCACTCGCCGATGACGGCATTCTCGACGATGGCAAGCTGCTCGAGCTTTTCATCGTCCATGCCGTGGTGGCTGAGGCCGTGGTAGCTTTCATCCACGCCTTCCAGGCCGGTGACGTTGTTACCGCTAACATGAAGTGTGACAAAACGCGTGGAATCCGTGCTGAGGGCCAGGTGGATGATGTCCAGAAAGATGCGCTGGACGATGGTCTCATTGTCGCGCGGCACCTGGGTGGGCGGCTTCATGCTAACGGCGGGCTTGGGCCGGCGGATCCATTCTTCATTCGCCACCAGGCGCTGCTCCAGCTCCCGCACGCTGGTGAACCAGGCGTCCAGTTTGTCGCGGTCGCCCGCGCCGACTTCGCGCATGAGGCTGCGGGATTCGGCACCGACGATGTCCATGACGCTGTGGCCGCGGCGGATGAGCTCGGCCTGGCGGTCCTGCTCGGCAGGAGTATCGTTAACAAAAAGTTTGGCAAACAGCTTCATGGGGCTGTTTTCAGGCGGGATCATGGAGCCGTTTTCGGTATAAGAAGGGCTGGTCATGCCGGCGGTGTTGAGAACCATGGACGGGAAGCGCGTTTCATGGCCCAGGTGCTTGGCCATGAGCTGGTCCAGCGAGATGGTGTTGCGCGAGGTGGCGCCGCGCTGGTTCGGGCAGGCGGAAAAAATGCTGCCTTCCGCCGTATGACCGCCAGTCACGCCTGGATGCGAGGAACCGGACACAACCGTGAAGTC
This window encodes:
- a CDS encoding DUF1552 domain-containing protein; the protein is MKNVHFNFGSRLSRRALLRGAGVSLSLPLLEAMTPAFAAPAQTQTAKRFVGVSLSLGLHNPNLVPENAGRDYKPSRYLKQLTDLRNDFTVVSGSSHPGVTGGHTAEGSIFSACPNQRGATSRNTISLDQLMAKHLGHETRFPSMVLNTAGMTSPSYTENGSMIPPENSPMKLFAKLFVNDTPAEQDRQAELIRRGHSVMDIVGAESRSLMREVGAGDRDKLDAWFTSVRELEQRLVANEEWIRRPKPAVSMKPPTQVPRDNETIVQRIFLDIIHLALSTDSTRFVTLHVSGNNVTGLEGVDESYHGLSHHGMDDEKLEQLAIVENAVIGEWGQFLRKLKSDKLLDETMVMLTSNLGNASSHDNKNMPVLFAGGGFKHGQHLAFDQKNNYPLPNLYVSALQRLGLEEEKFATSSSTMTGLDA